The Desulfuromonas versatilis genome has a segment encoding these proteins:
- a CDS encoding NfeD family protein, producing MEIQLLWWHWMVLGMLLMLAEIFVPSFTIFWFGLAGLVVAVLLWLAPELAISWQVVIWALASIGFTIAWFRFFKPTMTDRTKAGLSREAVVGEIGQVIRDPQDGRRGVVRFSLPLLGDDEWEFVTTEELKVGDRVVVVDVSGNTLVVAKKGN from the coding sequence ATGGAGATCCAGCTCCTCTGGTGGCACTGGATGGTCTTGGGCATGCTGCTGATGCTGGCCGAGATTTTCGTGCCTAGCTTCACCATCTTCTGGTTCGGCCTGGCCGGACTGGTGGTGGCTGTCCTGCTTTGGTTGGCGCCCGAGCTGGCCATCAGCTGGCAGGTAGTTATCTGGGCGCTGGCGAGTATCGGGTTCACCATCGCCTGGTTCCGCTTCTTCAAGCCGACCATGACCGACCGCACCAAGGCGGGGCTTTCCCGGGAGGCGGTGGTCGGTGAAATCGGCCAGGTGATCCGCGACCCCCAGGACGGGCGCCGCGGGGTGGTGCGCTTTTCCCTGCCGCTGCTCGGCGACGACGAATGGGAGTTCGTCACCACCGAAGAACTCAAGGTCGGGGACCGGGTGGTCGTGGTGGACGTCTCGGGAAACACCCTGGTGGTGGCCAAAAAAGGCAACTGA
- a CDS encoding rhodanese-like domain-containing protein, protein MQAKVLAKQLKAGKAPCIVDVRSGFEFRSGHIPGAVHAPALKILLRMANLPRDKEALLVVTCEHGPRAQLAKSLLGLAGYRNIELLEGHMAGWRRAGLPVEK, encoded by the coding sequence ATGCAGGCCAAGGTTCTCGCAAAACAGTTGAAGGCCGGCAAGGCGCCTTGCATCGTCGATGTGCGCAGCGGTTTCGAATTCAGGTCGGGCCACATCCCCGGGGCGGTGCACGCACCGGCCCTGAAGATCCTGCTGCGGATGGCGAATCTGCCCCGGGACAAGGAGGCTCTGCTGGTGGTGACCTGCGAGCACGGTCCCCGCGCCCAGCTGGCCAAATCCCTGCTCGGCCTGGCAGGCTACCGCAACATCGAGCTTCTCGAGGGGCACATGGCGGGCTGGCGTCGCGCCGGGCTGCCGGTGGAAAAATAA
- a CDS encoding SPFH domain-containing protein encodes MEGLIIAVIFAILVLVTISLGVRLVPQGYKYVVQRLGKYHKTLGPGLNIIIPYVDTVAYKVTTKDIVLDIPSQDVITKDNVVIIANAVAYINIVTPEKAVYGVENYTLAIQTLVQTSLRSIVGEMELDDALSSRDQIKAKLKASISDDIADWGITLKTVEIQDINPSPTMQKAMEEQAAAERLRRATVTKADGEKQAAILQAEGRFEASKRDAQAKIVLAQASQQAIEKVAQAIQEKELPVVYLLGEKYIEAVKGLSESPNGKTILLPADIPAAVRGIMGAMGK; translated from the coding sequence ATGGAAGGTCTTATTATTGCGGTCATTTTCGCCATTCTGGTGCTGGTCACCATCTCCCTCGGCGTGCGCCTGGTTCCCCAGGGGTACAAGTACGTCGTCCAGCGTCTCGGCAAATACCACAAAACCCTTGGCCCGGGGCTCAATATCATCATCCCCTATGTCGACACCGTTGCCTACAAGGTGACCACCAAGGATATTGTGCTCGACATCCCCAGCCAGGATGTCATCACCAAGGACAACGTGGTGATCATCGCCAACGCGGTGGCCTACATCAATATCGTCACCCCGGAAAAGGCGGTCTACGGCGTCGAAAATTACACCCTGGCCATCCAGACCCTGGTGCAGACCTCGCTGCGCTCCATCGTCGGCGAGATGGAACTCGATGACGCGCTCTCCAGCCGCGACCAGATCAAGGCCAAGCTCAAGGCAAGCATCTCCGACGACATCGCCGACTGGGGGATCACCCTTAAGACCGTGGAGATCCAGGACATCAACCCCAGCCCCACCATGCAGAAGGCGATGGAGGAGCAGGCCGCCGCCGAGCGTTTGCGGCGCGCAACTGTCACCAAGGCCGACGGCGAGAAGCAGGCTGCGATCCTCCAGGCCGAGGGGCGCTTCGAGGCCTCCAAGCGCGACGCCCAAGCCAAGATCGTGCTGGCCCAGGCCAGCCAGCAGGCCATCGAAAAGGTAGCCCAGGCGATTCAGGAAAAGGAGCTGCCGGTGGTCTATCTGCTCGGGGAGAAATATATCGAAGCGGTCAAAGGGCTCTCCGAAAGCCCCAACGGCAAGACCATCCTGCTGCCCGCCGACATCCCCGCCGCGGTGCGAGGCATCATGGGGGCCATGGGGAAATAA